The following proteins come from a genomic window of Miscanthus floridulus cultivar M001 chromosome 2, ASM1932011v1, whole genome shotgun sequence:
- the LOC136538136 gene encoding uncharacterized protein, giving the protein MAPHPHPQEDKSDRQSAGAGASREQERRPSKAWGILIFGLIGVTTASFAITQVRRSVDWFYTQLNKVQTTSSWRYTSNSSSRGSFSEEAKKRYYQRMQQEYEEEQERVQRIRHMQSVFNRERNKFRRGYESWRENGPPGGYNYIPRDDWYWQTDTSHSEHKNRRTYTPAGPRVYPMSHHYAVLGLDRSRATPYTDAEVKTAFRTKAMEVHPDQNQDDREAAEEKFKEVVKSYEAIKLERKNG; this is encoded by the exons ATGGCGCCGCACCCGCATCCGCAGGAGGACAAATCAGACCGCCagagcgccggcgccggcgcgtcgAGGGAGCAGGAGCGGCGGCCGTCCAAGGCATGGGGAATCCTCATCTTCGGCCTCATCGGCGTCACCACTGCCAGTTTCGCG ATTACTCAAGTTCGCAGAAGCGTGGACTGGTTCTACACTCAG TTGAATAAAGTGCAGACAACATCGTCTTGGAGGTATACAAGTAATAGCTCAAGTCGTGGAAGTTTCAGTGAGGAAGCTAAGAAAAGATATTATCAGCGAATGCAGCAGGAATATGAAGAGGAACAAGAGAGAGTT CAAAGAATAAGGCATATGCAAAGTGTTTTCAACAGAGAGAGGAATAAATTTAGACGAGGTTATGAAAGCTGGAGGGAGAATGGCCCTCCTGGTGGCTACAATTACATCCCTCGGGATGATTGGTATTGGCAGACTGATACTTCTCACTCGGAACATAAAAATAGACGGACATACACACCGGCAGGACCTAGGGTTTATCCTATGTCGCATCACTATGCAGTTCTGGGTCTTGACAG ATCACGAGCAACACCATATACAGATGCAGAAGTGAAG ACTGCTTTTAGAACAAAAGCAATGGAAGTCCATCCTGATCAAAATCAAGATGATAGAG AGGCTGCAGAAGAGAAGTTCAAGGAGGTTGTCAAGTCTTACGAAGCAATTAAATTGGAGAGAAAAAACGGTTAA